Genomic window (Arthrobacter sp. StoSoilA2):
CATTTTTCCTCCTATTGTTGGAGCTGCCCGCAAACAGCGGACAGCGGTAGGCCTCCGAGGGCGAGCTGGAGTACGCGTCGGTTCAGAATGGTTGTGATCTCCGGAAAGTGGAGCGCCTGAGGATAGTCCGATGGACTTCGTCCCGGCGATGGAAAACCGCCGGGGAGGTAGGGATCAGAGATGATCGACATCGACTGTTTCCTCAAGAAAGGGAGGCTGCTGCCCACCTCTGGACCATGCTCCCGCTTTTAGGCTAGACCTCGATATGTTGTGGGGCAAGGATCCGATGAGGCCCGCAGCGAGGAGGCAGTTCCGAGGGATGAAAGAGGCCTGTCCCGATGTTGAGAACTTTATAAATCCATTCAAAGTTCCTTTTGAAGGATGTGATCGAAATGGTTAAGATCGCGATTGTTGTGGGCAGCACCCGTCCCGGGCGGCGAAGCAAGCAGGTGGCCGATTGGGTGATTGAACGTGCGGTGGCCAAAGGCGGCGCCTAGTAGAAACTGCTTGATTTGGCCGATTACAAGCTGCCGTTATTGGATGAGCCAATGCCTCCATCCATGGGGAATTATCAACACGAGCACACCAAGAAGTGGGCACGCGCAGTAGCGGAATTTGATGGCTATGTCTTTGTCACGGCCGAATACAACCACTCCGTTCCCGGGGCATTGAAGAACGCACTCGATTTCATCTACGCCGAATGGAACAATAAGGCGGCCGGCTTTGTCTCATACGGAAGTGCCGGTGGGGTGCGCGCGGTTGAAAACCTTCGTCTGATATCCGGCGAACTCCAAATGGCCGACGTCCGGGCACAAGTGGCGCTGCCCTTCGCTACGGACTTTGAAGGTTTCACGACGTTCACCCCGAGTGCAACGGCGGAAGAAGACCTGGACGTCCTCATTGAGCAAGTCCTTGCGTGGTCGACAGCCCTAAAAACCATCCGCCACTAGCACGTCCGGTTAGGAGGAGCAGTACCGGCTGCGGCCTGTAGGTCCCCCAGAGCCGGGTGGGAACCTTCGCTGTCTTGCCTTGCGTCTTGGGCGGGAGCTTAATGGTGCTCGGGGCGCCGCCCGACGCTCCTGTCTTCGGAGGAGAATACTATGAGCCTGACGACTAAATCACTCGCAATTATTGGCATTGCGTTCGCGGGAACTTTAGGACTCGCGCCGGCTGCGTCAGCAACGATCCACCCCATAGTCGAATCGTTTGATTGTGCCAGCCAAACCGCTTTTGAGAACCATCCACTGGGAGACGTTGCTGAGGTTCCGGGCGTGACCCCAGGATATGGCCATCACTCCACCAACAGTGATCTTGCATCCCTGTCAGCCACGACGAACGGATTCACCGAGACGAGCCCAGCTTGGTCTGACTTCAAGCTCAACGGCACGTGCGGGCAGGTAGGTCAATAACAGAGGAAGAATGCGACCCCTGCTGGGAGGGGTCGTGCCGCAAGCCCGGTATGCGGAAACGGCGTGCCCCTGAAACCCTTTGAAATTCAAATATCGTGCACCGAACTAAGTGCCGCAGAACGTCCGGTATGGCCCGAAGCTGTCGGGAGCGGGCGCGGCGTAATAGTCCAGGCCCGGGCGTTCGCTAAACGGGGCCTCAACTGCCTCAAGCAAGCGTTCCATTGGCCCGGTATCCCCTTCCGTGGCGGCCGAAAGGGCTTCTTCCACCAAGTGGTTGCGGGGGATGTAGACCGGGTTGATGCGGTCCATGGCATCGGCATCCGGAGACACAGCCCGCCAGCGTTCCAGCCAGGCATCGAACGCCGCCAGGTCAAGGATCATGCCCCGGGAAGGTTCAACGTCCCCGCGGGCGGCATTGCCAAGGCTGCGGAAAAACGAGGTGTAATCCGCACGTGACTCTTGAACCAACTCAAGCAGGTCATCCACCAAAGGTGAGGCAACGCCGTCGTCAATTCCCTGAGGTAGCCCAAGCTTGGCCTTCACGCCGTTGAACCAGGCAGCGCTGTACTGCTGGCGGAATCCATTAAGTGCCTCGACGGCAAGGGCGACCGCCTGCTCGTCATCCTCATGAATAAGGGGAGCGAGTGATTCGGCGAAACGGGCGAGGTTCCACTCGGCAACCAGCGGCTGGTTGCGATAGGCATAGCGTCCGGTTTCATCGATGGAGCTGTAGACCGCTCCCGGATCGAAGCCTTCCATGAAGGCGCACGGACCGTAATCGATGGTTTCGCCGGACACGGTCATGTTGTCGGTATTCATGACACCATGCACGAAACCGACGAGCATCCACTGGGCCACCAGTTTCGCTTGGACCGCAATGACGCCCTTTAGGAGCCCGAGATAGCGGTTGGTTTCCGCCTCTGCCGACGGGTGGTGGCGTTCGATCGCGTGGTCGGCAAGGCGGCGCAGCAGATCCATATCGTTGGTTGCCCTGGCGTATTGGAAACTGCCCACCCGCAGGTGACTGCTGGCAACCCGGGTCAGAACAGCGCCCGGCAGGAGGGTCTCACGCTGAACCGGACGGCCCGTCGCGACTACCGCCAGGGACCTCGTGGTGGGAATGTTCAAAGCATGCATCGCCTCGCTCACGATGTATTCGCGAAGCATGGGGCCCACCACCGCCTGGCCGTCACCGTTGCGGGCAAAGGGCGTCCGCCCCGAGCCCTTAAGGTGGACGTCGCGGAGCTTCCCGTCAGCGCCGGCGATCTCCCCCAGCAAAAGGGCCCGGCCATCCCCCAAACGGGGCGAGTACCAGCCGAACTGGTGGCCTGAGTACGCCTGGGCCACCGGGGTTGCCTCTTCCGGGAGGGCATTACCTATCAGCAGCCGCAGGCCCTCCGGGCTGCGGAGGAAACCAGGATCAAGACCGAGCTCGACGGCGAGGGGCTCGTTGAGTGCCAAAAGCTGCGGATCAGGCGCTTCTTCCGCCCGCCACGGAATAGCCATCTCCGGGAAGTCCCGGGCGAAATGGCCCTCAAGGGCGATGGTGGAATGCGCAATTTCGCTCATCATTCAAGGATAGCGATGCGGGAAGGGACCCCCGTAGCGCAGGCTTCGGTGAGCGCTTTAGAGCCTAGATCATTCCACCGCGCGCGCCGATGATCAGTTCCAGGGACCGGAGCACAGCGAACGGGACAACGCCGCTGGTGCGGGGGTTTTGCGGCGATACTTTGTTGCAGATTTCAAAACGGTAATTCCCGCTGCCTCCGGAAGCCTCGATCAAGTGCGTCGTCAACTCGGCCGCCGGGTCGGCCCTCACCGACACAGCCACAGCGTTCCAGTCATCTACTGCAAGGGCGACGGCGGCTGCCACGTTAAGCGACTTGGGGAACAATTGCGTGGCCTGGGCTGCGGGACCGGAAAAGATCTCGATGGGACCGGACGTGTTCCGAATGCGATCGGCCTCCACCTCGTCCATCCACGGCTGAATCAGGGAACCCGGGAGCTTGGTTGTGGTTATCCTGACGGCGTCATAGCCTGTTGCGCGGGCGCCCGACGCCAACAGGTCCAGGCCACCAATGGAGCCCGGGGTCAAGAAAAGCCTGCCGGGCCCTGCAGCCGACAACCGCGCTGAGAGGTGTGGGTCCGCAAGGGCCCCCAGTGAGGTAGCGAGCAGGTCTACGCCCGCAGAAAGCACCGCCTCGCCATGGTCTATCAAGACCTCCTGCCCTGCGCATTCAACCAGCAGGTCACAGCGCTCCAACGCTTGGTCAATATCAAGCCGGGGAGCCGGCGCGTTGTCTATGGCGCTGCGGGAGATGATTCCTTCAAGGGTGGCCCCTTTGACTTTTCCAGCGGCAATGTCAGCAGCAACACGGGCCCCAATGGCTCCATGTCCGATTATTCCGATCCTGCGGGCTCCTGGCTTCATTCGATTCCTTGCTTGATGGAGTGGATGGACGAACCGGCGCCGTGATCGTCTATACGTTCAGGGTGAGTTCGTCCGCGGAGGAAGCCTTCGGGTCATAAGCGACGATGGAGGCTTCAGCTTTTTTCAGTAGCAGCGCCAATTGGTCGATCTCCTTGGCGGTCAGGCCGGCGAGCATATTGCGCTGCGTTTCCAGATGCTTTGAGATGACCTCGTCAATGAGCTTTTTGCCGTGGTCCGTCATCTGGGCGTAGACAACGCGACGATCCTCCTTCGACCGAACCCGCTCAATGAGGTTTTGTTCCTCCATGCGGTCCAGCCGGAAGGTGATGCCACCTGTGGTCAGCATGGATGAACTTGCCAGTTCACCGGCTGTCTTCCGATGCGGCGGGCCGGATCGGCGCAGGTTCGCCAAAACATCAAAGGATGCCAACGTGAGCCCGTACTCCTCATAGTTCACATCCTGAACAGCCCGCTGCCGTGCCACCAGGCTCTGCAGGCGGCCAAAGACGCCGATGGTCCTGGGATCAAGATCAGGGCGCTCGCGGTGCCAGTCCTCAATAATGGCGTCCACGGCGTCCATGTCAGTGTTCCGCGATTCGGTGGT
Coding sequences:
- a CDS encoding protein adenylyltransferase SelO, whose protein sequence is MSEIAHSTIALEGHFARDFPEMAIPWRAEEAPDPQLLALNEPLAVELGLDPGFLRSPEGLRLLIGNALPEEATPVAQAYSGHQFGWYSPRLGDGRALLLGEIAGADGKLRDVHLKGSGRTPFARNGDGQAVVGPMLREYIVSEAMHALNIPTTRSLAVVATGRPVQRETLLPGAVLTRVASSHLRVGSFQYARATNDMDLLRRLADHAIERHHPSAEAETNRYLGLLKGVIAVQAKLVAQWMLVGFVHGVMNTDNMTVSGETIDYGPCAFMEGFDPGAVYSSIDETGRYAYRNQPLVAEWNLARFAESLAPLIHEDDEQAVALAVEALNGFRQQYSAAWFNGVKAKLGLPQGIDDGVASPLVDDLLELVQESRADYTSFFRSLGNAARGDVEPSRGMILDLAAFDAWLERWRAVSPDADAMDRINPVYIPRNHLVEEALSAATEGDTGPMERLLEAVEAPFSERPGLDYYAAPAPDSFGPYRTFCGT
- a CDS encoding MarR family transcriptional regulator → MTTESRNTDMDAVDAIIEDWHRERPDLDPRTIGVFGRLQSLVARQRAVQDVNYEEYGLTLASFDVLANLRRSGPPHRKTAGELASSSMLTTGGITFRLDRMEEQNLIERVRSKEDRRVVYAQMTDHGKKLIDEVISKHLETQRNMLAGLTAKEIDQLALLLKKAEASIVAYDPKASSADELTLNV
- a CDS encoding aspartate dehydrogenase domain-containing protein; this encodes MKPGARRIGIIGHGAIGARVAADIAAGKVKGATLEGIISRSAIDNAPAPRLDIDQALERCDLLVECAGQEVLIDHGEAVLSAGVDLLATSLGALADPHLSARLSAAGPGRLFLTPGSIGGLDLLASGARATGYDAVRITTTKLPGSLIQPWMDEVEADRIRNTSGPIEIFSGPAAQATQLFPKSLNVAAAVALAVDDWNAVAVSVRADPAAELTTHLIEASGGSGNYRFEICNKVSPQNPRTSGVVPFAVLRSLELIIGARGGMI
- a CDS encoding NADPH-dependent FMN reductase, producing the protein MPPSMGNYQHEHTKKWARAVAEFDGYVFVTAEYNHSVPGALKNALDFIYAEWNNKAAGFVSYGSAGGVRAVENLRLISGELQMADVRAQVALPFATDFEGFTTFTPSATAEEDLDVLIEQVLAWSTALKTIRH